The following are from one region of the Stenotrophomonas lactitubi genome:
- a CDS encoding superoxide dismutase, with amino-acid sequence MSYSLPALPYAYDALEPHFDARTMEIHHGKHHQAYINNLNAALEQAGLPAQPVETLIADLDALPESIRGAVRNNGGGHANHSLFWTVLSANGGTADDELATAIDRDLGGYDAFKETFSKAAQTRFGSGWAWLTVDRDGRLQVESSANQDSPLMGAAAGASGNTPILALDVWEHAYYLHYQNRRPDYIGAFFNLINWAEVGRRYRQARAA; translated from the coding sequence ATGTCGTATTCGCTTCCCGCCCTCCCCTATGCCTACGACGCCCTCGAACCGCACTTCGATGCGCGCACGATGGAAATCCACCACGGCAAGCACCACCAGGCTTACATCAACAACCTCAATGCCGCGCTGGAACAGGCGGGTCTGCCCGCGCAGCCGGTGGAAACCCTGATCGCCGATCTGGATGCCCTGCCCGAATCGATCCGCGGCGCAGTGCGCAACAACGGCGGCGGCCACGCCAACCACAGCCTGTTCTGGACCGTCCTCAGTGCCAACGGCGGCACGGCCGATGACGAACTTGCCACGGCCATCGATCGCGACCTCGGAGGCTACGACGCCTTCAAAGAGACATTCAGCAAGGCCGCGCAGACCCGCTTCGGCAGTGGCTGGGCGTGGTTGACCGTCGATCGCGATGGCCGCCTGCAGGTCGAAAGCAGCGCCAACCAGGACAGCCCCCTGATGGGCGCAGCGGCGGGTGCCTCCGGCAATACCCCGATCCTTGCCCTGGATGTGTGGGAGCACGCCTACTACCTGCATTACCAGAACCGTCGCCCGGACTACATCGGCGCGTTCTTCAACCTCATCAACTGGGCCGAAGTCGGCCGGCGCTACCGCCAGGCCAGGG